The sequence TGTTCTTCTATTTTCTGATTTTTGTTTTCAGAAAGCGTGAAGTTGAGGCTGGTGAACGGGGGCAGTCCATGCGCCGGGAGAGTGGAGGTTCACTACAAGGGGAAGTGGGGAACTGTGTATGATGGCGGCTGGGACCTGCAGGACGCGGCGGTGGTGTGTCGGGAGCTGGACTGCGGCGCCGCGGTGAAAGCCCCGGGCGGAGCTCACTTTGGACCGGGGTCCGGACCCGTTGTTGACGTATAATGTTGAATGCAGCGGGAACGAGGCCGCTCTACGGGAGTGTAAATCACGGACATGGGGGCTCTATGACgctccacactccaacgatgccGGCGTTATCTGCGAAGGTAAACATCAGCTTTTTCTCTCTTTGATCCACAGTTTGGTGATTTCCGGGATGCCCTGGATGTAAATGACTCGGACTGACCGCCCGCGGCGAGTGGTGTGAAATTAAATCCAGTGTCTGTCCGTTTTATTCCTGTCCAATTGGAATCAAATTTCGCTTCTGGATCTCACATTCTGGTTTGAATGAAACAAACACAACCGGGAGCATTAAATACTCTCACCCGGTACAATGACGGGGACAAGAAACACgcggctggaggaactgagctggTGAGAGaggaataggggggttgcacgtcgggtcatcgggtcaaagggcgtgacacaTGGAGCAGCTCCACTGTTAACACACGATACGcgcactttcttacctgttaaaaaccgccgaaattgtccatttttgggctgtaaataattgtggaaatcggggtaaccgtgagagacatttatcctacttcagaattccaaaagtgaagagaaatgatggtagagagaagcgagagctgaagggacaacaacagataaagtggttggcgaacattggccgtgtagatatcaagattgaaaatattgggaattatcgtgtttgctcactgcatttcatcaacagtgaggcattatttgtgttttttcttgattcctttggtatgtaaaaagtttcagaagtgaaaaatctggctgtaaattttttaaatcaccaatggttctcaagtaggtttttacatgcaaaaataaaacgcttctgaagctaaattcataattaaaataatcgcaaaccatacgtaggtattgaattacattttactcagatgcaagccaaggaatggcataattgttagctgttaattggacataatcaacatcagcaaattgacaatatctttgaaagggagtgggtgttgaagctgtcaggacattttattatttgccaaaatatacatctcaatagcataatgatagaaaacttacttttccacacaccagtctggagattttttaatgataaatctgcagaattaattgccacagacggctgtggaggccaagtcaatggataaatgtaattgtaattgtctTATAATTGTAaggcggggattgacagattcttgtttaataggggttatggggagaaaggggttgagaggggaagctaGACCAGCCACGATTTAACGGTGAAGCAGACGTGGGCCGAATGGTATATGGTTCTTTTTTCCACAGTTTGTACTTAGAATTCGTTTAATGGAACAGGAGCAGACAGATACACTGGGTCAGTTAGCACAGTCTTGCCTGTGGAGTTTGTCAAGTTCTGCAGGACGGAATGTTCTATAAATAATAATTATATTCGACATAGGAttatgtttaggtttatcattgtgaCGTTACTGaggtggagtgaaaagctttgttttgcatgctatgcaaacagatcagatacacaACGCATATTTATAATCAAATACAATATATAGTGTAAAGAGGAAgttacagagagcagaatatagtactCAGCATGTTAGCGCATCGTGATagaggaaggagaaggggagCACAGATATCATTAGTAAGGGACTGATTTCAACGTCAGATTTGTGCTGAACCTTCagggatgtttttgtaaattaacTTCATAATTGTGGCTTTCATGactatcttttatttttttttctcagatCACAGAGAGCTAAGATTGGTATCCAAAGATGATCAGTGCTCGGGAAGACTGGAAGTGCAGTATGGTGAAACCTGGGGAACCGTGTGTGACCTGGCCTGGGATATGGACGATGCCAATGTGGTGTGCAGTCAGCTTCATTGTGGAGTCGCCGTGTCTGTTCCGACAGGGGCTTATTTTGGAAAGGGAACTGGCCTTGTACGGAGCGATGtatttgaatgtaaggggaatgagACAAGCCTGTGGGACTGTCCGCGTTCTTTAGGAACTCTTCATTGCAACCACACGAGCGATGTCAGTGTGATCTGTTCTGGTGAGTGCCAGCTTTGGAAACTAATTATTAATAAACACTCATTATACTTGGAAGATAGGGATGAGATCTCGCCATTTACTTTTATCAAATGgttataaaatgctggaatataatTGACCAGTGAACGACTTTGATGTGATATTGGCAAACGTTTTAATCGGCTAAAACAATTTGAATAATTTCCTATAGTCCAACATTATTGATGGTTTACAATGTGGAGTTCAGAAGGAGGAAATTAACAATATCTTTAGATGGTGATATCCATGCGATGCAACAGCGATTGTCCAATGAATCCCAATCAAAAAGACGGCAGAAAAATGCATGACGTTTAAAAGTAAATTTATCCCATGATTTACATTTTTTGTTAGGAATGATTTTGTTGTCATATGATCCTATTATAAATGGGGAACCAATTAGTGCATTAGAAAATAGCGCAGTGAACGATTACTTCCCATCAGCATTTACAATAATGTACAAGGAAATAACATCCTGATCACTGAGAGTGAAGAACATCCCTGTGTAATCAGAGACCGTATCACGGCAAGATGAAGCAGCACTTGATAACAGTGTGGAGACAAAATGCCCAACTGAATAAATCAATGAAGTGGAGACGGTGACGGCTCTTGAACAAATGAGATCCTGAGCATTGgcaggaggagaggatggggaacAAGAATACTTTATTTTTCTCCATAACAAAGGTTTAAACCAGTGTGTTATGGGGATGCGAACCCAACAGGAGTCAGGAGCGAAGTAAACGAATGGGAAATGGATCGTAGTAAATCCATTGCTTTAATGTAGAAATATACAATGTCATAATGGGTTTCATCCAAACATCTGGTTTCATCTGTCCTCGACCTCGCCCAACACACACCGGGAAACGGATATAGATCTTAGACTACAGGAAAAATGAACAAATATAATAgtccggagaggggggggggggtgggggaacgaGTGGTTGTATCTGATATTTTTTCAATGACAACATTATGCATGATGAATTTGAATATTGTAGAATTCAGCAAAGGACAATATTAGCAAGGGGAAATATCAACTATTTGCCGACATATAGGGGGGGAAATGTAATCCGTGCAAAATTGAAATTTGATGGGATGGGTTAACGTTTTCAGAATAAGCGGTGACAAGAATAAATTAGATTTCGGCAAAGGACAGATATGAAAAGGGACAACAATGAGAGAAGAAAACACTGCAACTTACCCACACGTGGGGAGAATTTAAACAGTGGAATACGGAAATTATTTTGCCGatgaattttataaaatgttGATTCCATCTTAGCAAATAAAAGTAAACGTGTTTAAATGCTGGAAAACCAAACGCCCACACAAAACGAGCAAGGAATATAAAATATATTAGTGACGAAATAATACCAGAGAGGACAGTGAGCCTGAATACCTGACAATTCCATGGATCCAAAGATCCACATCATACTATAATTGAAGCAAAGGGCACTCTCGCAACAATATCCAACAACGTATAGTTTCTGCAATGGGTCTTGCAGATTGCAGCGTAGACATTCGGTATTCACTCTTTGAAAAGAGGAAGGATAGAGAAAACACGAACAGCCGATCTGTTCCGGCCTTGGACGAATGGTGGAGTTCACAATAACATGTGTCATCTGAAGCACTGAAAATAATAAGTAACGTTGGGTTGAATTGCTCAACGTGAAGTCATGTTTGACGAATCCACTGAAGCTATTTGTAAGTGTATTTCTCACGGCAGATAAAGAAGAATTTTCAGAAAAGGTATTCTTATGATTCAGGACGTGTTCGTATACGTATTACAGGGGAGTTTGTTGAATAGGGTTAGAAGAAATGACATTGAAGATCACACACTGATCAGCATCAAACAGACAGTtaacacatattctgttgtgctgcagcaattaagaatttcatggttctaTCTGAGAcaaatgacaacaaaacactcttgacaaggGAGTGGGGTGAGGAATGAATGGGTCCAAACAGTCTGGCAGGTTATGTCGAGAGGATGCCACGGCAATCAATGTTTGAACTCCATCTCTACACAATCTATATCAATGGGTACAATGGGTTgctgggtaggggggagggggggggtgttagcTGGTGCTGTTAAGAGTAACATATTCAACATTGCTAATGCCATGACGCAAGAtgttggaagaaggaactgcagatgctagtttacagtaaaatacacaaaatgctggagtaagtcagtgggtcaggcagcatttctggtggaAATGGATAGGAGACGTCTCAGGTCTGGGCTCTTCaagctaaagaagggtcccgacccgaaatgtcacatatccatgttgtccagtgatgctgcctgatcggatCAGTGTCTTTCACATGCATTGGACAAcacatcaaccagcatctgcagttccttctaaaacatacGGAAAAGCGAGTGGGCAAAATATATGGCATATATGTAGTACCGTGTTGAA is a genomic window of Leucoraja erinacea ecotype New England unplaced genomic scaffold, Leri_hhj_1 Leri_1276S, whole genome shotgun sequence containing:
- the LOC129715605 gene encoding deleted in malignant brain tumors 1 protein-like; protein product: MDQIYHIGRPGDCQADPSESVKLRLVNGGSPCAGRVEVHYKGKWGTVYDGGWDLQDAAVPRAELTLDRGPDPLLTYNVECSGNEAALRECKSRTWGLYDAPHSNDAGVICEDHRELRLVSKDDQCSGRLEVQYGETWGTVCDLAWDMDDANVVCSQLHCGVAVSVPTGAYFGKGTGLVRSDVFECKGNETSLWDCPRSLGTLHCNHTSDVSVICSGNHGPRLVGGKDRCSGRVEVLHGDEWGTVCDQYFSLLDAGVVCEQLHCGAVAATPGVTHFGRGSGPVWKENYHCRGNESRLSDCPVLPRDQMSCSHGNDVGLICSGESPNVLELKNRVAQW